The sequence AGGACGTCGCCAAAAGACGCGGGCTTAAACCTGAAGAAATATAAAGAGGCGAACAATGGCTGATAAAATTAAAATTACGCAAATAAGAAGCGCCATCGGTCGTCCTGCAAAGCATGGACGGATTATACGCTCCCTGGGCATTAAACGGATGCATCACACTGTGGAGCACGATAATACCCCTGTAATCATGGGGCAGGTGAAAAAGGTTTCACACCTGGTGAAAGTAGAGGAGGGTTAGGATGCAGTTACATGATCTATCTCCTGCTCCCGGCAGCAGAAAAAATAGAAAAAGAGTCGGACGTGGTCCCGGTTCCGGTATGGGTAAAACGTCTACCAGAGGTCATAAGGGCCTTAAGGCTCGTTCCGGCGGGTCTGTTCGTCCCGGTTTTGAAGGTGGCCAGATGCCGATTTACAGGCGGCTGCCCAAACGTGGTTTTAAAAATTACATGTTTAAAACCCATAATGCAGTTCTCAATGTCAAAGACCTTGAGCGGTTCGATGATGGTACTCAAATCACCGAGTCCTTCCTTAGAGAGGCCGGTCTTGTCAAAGGTTCTGTAGATGGTGTTAAGCTGCTTGGAAATGGTGAGGTAACCAAGAAGTTTGTATTGAAAAATATTTTGGTTTCCCAGAGTGCTAAAGAAAAAATTGAAACTGCCGGTGGCAGCGTAGAATAAGCGTAAAGGTATAAGGAAAAGTTCCAATGATCCAGAACAGCTACCAGAATATGCTCAAACTGCCTGAGTTGAAACGTAAAATATTGATAACGCTTGCGTTGCTTTTTGTTTACAGGGTTGGAGTGCATGTCCCGACGCCCGGTATTGACGGAGCAGCATTGGAATCATTTTTTGCATCGGCTTCAGGCACGTTGTTTTCCATGTTCAATATGTTTTCTGGTGGAGCGCTGGAGCGGCTATCCATTTTTGCCTTGGGGATTATGCCTTATATTAGTGCTTCCATTATTCTGGAACTAATGACCGTGGTCGTTCCCTATCTTGAACAGCTCAAAAAGGAAGGGGATGCCGGTCGTAAAAAGAAAACCCAGTTAACCCGGTATGGTACGGTTGTTTTAAGTGCTATACAAGGTTTTGGGATTGCTGTTGGGCTTGAATCCATGACATCGCCTGCCGGTATTCCCATTGTTCCCTATCCTGGGTGGGGATTTAGACTGATTACTATTATCACCCTGACAGCGGGAACTGCATTTATCATGTGGCTTGGTGAGCAGATTACCGAAAGGGGGATCGGCAATGGTATTTCATTGATTATTTTTGCCGGTATTGTGGCAAATATGCCGTCAGCAGGCATTAAGATGGGGCGGTTATTGAGTACTGGTGAGATGGGGTTGTTTTCAACCATCATTTTGATTGTATTGATGGTTGCTGTGATTGCTGCCATTATTTTCATGGAATTGGCCCAGCGCAGAATCCCGGTTCATTATGCCAAACGTGTGGTCGGAAGAAAGATGTATGGCGGGCAGACCTCGCATCTTCCGCTTAAGATCAATACAGCGGGCGTTATTCCGCCTATTTTTGCATCTTCCATCATCATGTTTCCCACCACGTTGGCCCAGTTCATCAATCTGCCTGTCATGCAGACAGTGGCCGGCATGTTCAGTCCGGGAACTATTTGGTATTACCTGTTATATGTTGGTTTTATTGTCTTCTTTTGCTTTTTTTATACTGCAGTTCAGTTCAACCCTGAAGATGTGGCTGAAAATATGAAAAAGAACGGCGGGTACATCCCGGGCATTCGGCCTGGAAAACGGACAGCTGAGTATGTTGATAAAGTGCTTACGAGGATTACTGTGGGCGGTGCAGCTTATGTCTCAGTGGTCTGCGTGTTACCCACTGTATTGATGAATAAGTTTAACGTACCTTTTTATTTCGGCGGGACAGCGCTGTTGATTGTTGTTGGTGTTGCTATTGATACCATTTCTCAAATAGAGTCCCATTTGATTACCAGCAATTATGATGGTTTTCTGGGGCGTTCTGGAAATAAACGGATCAAAAGCCGGTCCTGATCTGATATGGCACCACAAAGGAGAAGAATTTAGTTATGGCCAAAGAAGAGCCCATCAAAGTAGACGGTAAGGTCCTCGAAACACTACCTAATGCCATGTTCAAAGTGGAACTGGAAAATAAACATGTTCTGCTGGCACATATTTCCGGGAAGATGAGAATGCATTTTATAAAAATACTTCCCGGCGATAGGGTTACCGTGGAAATTTCTCCCTATGACCTAAGCCGTGGCAGAATTACCTACCGGTATAAATAAAAAATAATTGGAATAATGAGATGAGGAGCAGTTAGATGAAAGTCAGAGCATCCGTAAAAAAAATCTGTAGAGACTGCAAAGTTATTAAAAGGCGCGGTGTCATCAGAGTCATTTGTGTCAACAAGCGCCATAAACAGCGTCAGGGATAGGAGGATAGATAAATTTGGCACGTATAGCTGGAGTTGACTTACCAAGAGATAAGCATGCGTGGATCGCTTTAACCTATATCTATGGTATCGGGAGCAGCAGATCTAAGCATATACTTGAAAAAACGGGCATTGAGCCCACAATCAAGGCCAATGATCTTACCGAAGAACAAGTAAATGAAATCAGGAAGGTCATTGATGCCGAGTTTAAGGTTGAGGGTGAATTACGTTCTGAAGTGTCCATGAATATTAAACGGTTGATGGATTTAGGATGTTACAGGGGACTGCGTCATCGTAAAGGCCTGCCCTGTCATGGGCAGCGGACTAGTACCAACGCCAGAACCAGAAAAGGTCCCAAACGCGCGGCAGTGAAGAAGAAAAAGTAGGACTTAATTAAAAGGGATAACAATTATGGCGAAAAAGTCTAAAAAGGTCGTTGCCAAAAAGCGGGTTAAAAAAAATATATCAACCGGCATAGTGCATATTCAGTCTACCTTTAACAATACCATTGTGACCATTGCAGATGAAAACGGTAATACTATTTCCTGGTCATCCGCTGGAATGCAGGGGTTCAAAGGATCAAGAAAATCCACGCCCTTTGCAGCTAAATTGGTTGCAGAAGATGCAGGGGCCAAAGCAATGGAACATGGAATGAAAAACGTTGGGGTATATGTTAAAGGCCCCGGACCCGGAAGAGAGTCAGCGCTTCGGGCACTGCATGCACTTGGGTTCAATATTTCCATGATCAAGGATGTTACCCCGGTACCGCATAATGGTTGCCGCCCACCTAAGAGAAGACGTGTGTAGGTGTTTGAACGAATACGAATCCATCTGCCGCGTTGTATTAGATTTGGCAATCCTTACAGCCTGAAGGTTGTGCTCGGGTTACAAATTTTATGCGCCTTGGATATGGGCAAATTTTCGTTCAAACAAGGAACAAGATACAAATCATTCCAGATTGATCAAAGTGAATATTCCGAAATTTTTTTAAACGTGTAAACTTTATCTCAATCGATAAAGGAGGAAACTTGGCAAGATATAGAGGTTCTGTCTGCAGGCAATGCAGACGTGAAAATATGAAGCTTTTTTTAAAAGGTGACCGTTGTTTTTCTGATAAATGCAGTTTTGACAGAAGAGGTTTCCCCCCTGGGCAGCACGGTCAGAAAAGAGTCAAACAATCAGATTACGGCATGCAGCTTCGGGAAAAACAGAAAGTTAAACGTATTTATGGTGTATCTGAAAAACAGTTTAGAAATACATTCAAAAGAGCAGATCGACAAAAAGGCATTACGGGTATTAATTTGTTGACATTACTTGAGACCCGGTTAGATAATACCGTATTTAGACTTGGATTCGTAAATTCCAGAAATCAGGGTCGCCATTTTGTTCGTCATAATCATTTTACTGTGAACGGCAAAAAAGTTAATATCCCATCCTATCAGGTAAAAACAGGGGATGTTATTGAACTTTGTGAAAAAAGTAGAACTATCCAGGCCATTATCGATTCCCTGGACGCCATTGTAAGGCGTGGTATTCCCCAGTGGCTTGAAATTAATAAAGACAGTTTTAAAGGTGAAATAAAAGGGTTACCTGGTAGAGAAGATATTTCCCTGCCGATCCAGGAACAGTTGATCGTCGAGCTTTATTCAAAATAGGTTTATCATATACATGATCTACCAAATTATCTATTCAGGAGATTTAAATGTCATCTGAAAATCTTGCATATGTTAACTGGCGAGAGATGATCAAGCCGGAAAAGCTTGATGTTACCACAACTTCCACCTATGGCAAGTTTGTGTGTGAACCCCTTGAAAGGGGATACGGCATCACCATTGGTAACTCGCTTCGGCGAATTATTTTATCATCCATTTATGGCGCCGCCATAGTCTCCGTGAAATTCGATGATGCACTTCACGAATACAGCGTTATATCAGATATTAGAGAGGATGTTTCCGAGATCATTCTCAATCTGAAAGAATTAAAGCTCAAAGTGGACGACCCAGAAGAAAAAATATTGACCCTTAATGTTACTGGCGAGGCGGAGGTTACAGGTGCTGACATCGTCAGTCCGGACGGTAGGGTGACGATTCTTAATCCGGAGCAGCATATTGCCACGGTAAATAAAAATGGAAAACTCAATATTGTCATGGTTGTGAAAACAGGAAAGGGGTATGCGCTCTCATCAGCGAATAAGGACGACGATGCCCCTATCGGTACCATTCCCATTGATTCAGCGTTTTCCCCCATTAAGCGAGTGAAATATGTGGTGGGCACATCTCGTATCGGTCAGAAAACCGACTATGACAAACTGACTTTTGAAGTCTGGACAGATGGTAGTGTCACACCTGATGATGCTGTTGCCTACGGGGCAAAGATACTTAAAGAACAGATGAATCCTTTTATCAATTTTGATGAAGAACTTGAACCTGATGAATCGGAATATAAAACCGATGAAGGTGAAAAGGGATTCAATGAGAATATTTATCGTTCCGTGGATGAACTCGAACTCTCTGTTCGCAGTTCAAACTGTCTGAAAAATGCGAGAATCCATACCATTTATCAGCTGGTCCAGAAAACCGACAGCGAAATGCTCAAGACAAAAAATTTCGGCCGAAAATCACTCAACGAAATCAAAGAAGTGCTCAATTCAATGGAGCTGTCTTTGGGGATGGACCTTGAAGGGATCGAACCGCCGGAAGATGTGAATACTCAGGAAGGAGAATAAATACCATGAAGCATAGAAAATCCGTATTAAAGCTGAACAGAACCTCTGCCCATAGAAAGGCGATGTTTAGGAACATGGTAACTTCTCTGTTCAAACACAGCAGCATCAAAACCACTGAGGCTAAAGCCAAAGGTCTTCGTAAAATTGCCGATAAAATGATTACCCTGGCTAAACGTGGAGATCTTCATGCCAGGCGTCAGGCCATGGCGGTAATCCGTGAAAAAGATGTTGTGCATACCCTTTTTGAAGAGGTAGCAGAGAAGTTTAACTCAAGGCAGGGTGGATACACTAGAATTACCAAGTTAGGACCAAGGAAAGGGGACGTTGCTCCCATGGTTCAGATTGAGTTGATCACCGATTAATTAGATCGAAGAAAGGGTATGGTTTAATCACCATGCCCTTTTTATTTTCGTTAGATTTCAAAACGCTTTGACAGCAGGGCCATACTTTTCCTGTCAAAGCGTTTTTATTTATCAAACAATGTTCTCATGGTGCTGAGCAGGTGGTATGTATCCAAAGGCTTTTCAATAAAGGCCTGAATGCCCATCGCTTTGACCTCGGACCGGGTGATGGTTTCATTATAACCGGAGCATAAAATTATGGGCATATTTTTATTTTTAGATAATATAGATTTAGCCAAGGCAATACCGGTCATACGGGGCATTGTCATATCGGTAATTACCATATCAAAGTTGATACTGCCTTCCTGGTAGGCATTCAGGGCACTTTCCCCGTTATTGAACGGGTGGGGTGAATAACCGAATTTGTACAGCAGTTCTTCAATCAAAGCCAGGATATCAGGTTCGTCATCCACGATCATGATGGTTTCTTTACCTGATTTCAGGGATGCCTCATTTCCTGTAAGACGGCCTGCTAAGGAACCGCTTTTCGTTACGACCGGTAGATAAACAAAAAATGAGGTGCCTTGTCCTACACTACTTTCAATGTATGAAAGACCTTTATGGTCTTCAACAATAGCCTTTACCACGGCAAGCCCTAACCCTGTCCCCCGACCCATCTTTTTGGTTGTAAAAGAGGGATCAAATGCTCGTTCAATGGCTTCCTTATTCATGCCGTGGCCGGTATCTTCAACTATCAGTTTTAGAAATGGTCCAGGCTGAAAATAGTCTTTGCTCTGATGTTCAGGCAGAATCTGATCAACGGTGGCCAGGCTCACCGTCAACGTCCCACCGGATGTCATCATAGCATGATAGGCGTTTGTGCACAGGTTCATGATCATCTGATGCATCTGGGCGGGGTCTGCATTAACCATGTCTATAGTGTCCACCCGGGTTACGATTTCAATGGTAGAGGGTATGGAAGATCTGAGAAGCTTAAGTGCTTCTTTAACCACAAGGTGCAGTTTTAACGGGTTCTTTTCATGTTCCGCCTGGCGACTGAAGGTCAGGATCTGTTCAACAAGCTCAGCAGCACGCTGGGCTCCTTTAAGGATCTGGTTCATGTGATTGTTCAGTTTTTCTTGGTTCTCCCCGCTCATTTGGGCCAGTTGGGCATAACCGAAAATACTGGACAAAATATTATTAAAATCATGGGCAATCCCTCCAGACAGGGTGCCGATTGCTTCCATTCTTTGTGCCTTTTGTAATTGGAGCAGAAGATTGTGACGTTCTTTTTCTGCTTCTTTAAGGGCATTCTGGGCCTCAATGGTTTTGTTACTCTGGTGACTTTGTTGATCATGATATTTTTCCATACGGGTCATGAACGCATTGAAATGCCGGGCCAGCTTTCCAACCTCATCATTATCATTATAGTCCAACCGAATACTGAAATCACCGTCTTTACTGTTGTCCAGAATATGTATGAACTTTTCTATTGGTTTGGTGACGAATCGTGACAACAGAAAGGCCAGGCACACCAACGCCGGAAGGAAAAATAAAATATCAACCGCGATTAATGTGTAAAATGTGCCTAAGGGTGTGAATATTTCGTTCAGTTTTTGGCTTTGAAAAAAGATCAGTGTTTTGGATATGAGAATTAACGGAACAAAAACGATAACAAAGGAAAGCAGAAGTTTGTTTTTGAACCTAAGATTCCGGATTTTGGATAATGTTATCAATGGTTGTGGCGAATCCTTTTAAGCTGAATTGTCTCATTAAGAGAAAAGTTTAATATAAACCGGTGGAAAAAGCCATAATAATTGGAAGAGAAACGATTTTTTCGTTCTACGGGGCGATGCCGGAATCCAAAAAATAATTTTGATATCAGCGTTTCTTTTTTTCGGCTTTGTGTTGGTACATTTTTGAATCTGCTCTTTTAAGTAGTTCGGATGAACTATATACGCCTGCATCGGACAGGCTTGAGATGCCATGGCTTATCCGGATGTTAAACCTATATTTACCGGAAAGCAGAGGATTGGCCTCAAAATACGCATTAATACGTCTGATGAAGTGCGCCGCACTGTTTTTTTCTGTGGAAGGTAAAATTACGACAAATTCATCCCCGGCAAACCGAGCCACGATATCCTGTTGCCGTTTCAGGCTGTTTAGGGCATCCGCAAGAAAGCACAGGGCTTTATCGCCGATGCTGTGTCCGGCGGTATCGTTGATGGTTTTAAAATCATCGAAATCAAGGAAAATAAGTGACAGTGCGCTATTATAACGTTTTGCTCTTGAAACTTCCCGATCAAGAATGCGTTCAAAAACTGCCCGGTTAAACAGGCCTGTCAAAGGGTCATGATAGGCCAGGAATTTCAACTGTTCATGGGCTGTAACATTGGACAGGCACAGGGATACTTTTTGGGCCAATTGTTCTAATAGAGAGGTATCAATGCCTGGCTCAAAACGGCAAGTGTCGATATCTGCCTGGTT comes from uncultured Desulfobacter sp. and encodes:
- the secY gene encoding preprotein translocase subunit SecY, with the translated sequence MIQNSYQNMLKLPELKRKILITLALLFVYRVGVHVPTPGIDGAALESFFASASGTLFSMFNMFSGGALERLSIFALGIMPYISASIILELMTVVVPYLEQLKKEGDAGRKKKTQLTRYGTVVLSAIQGFGIAVGLESMTSPAGIPIVPYPGWGFRLITIITLTAGTAFIMWLGEQITERGIGNGISLIIFAGIVANMPSAGIKMGRLLSTGEMGLFSTIILIVLMVAVIAAIIFMELAQRRIPVHYAKRVVGRKMYGGQTSHLPLKINTAGVIPPIFASSIIMFPTTLAQFINLPVMQTVAGMFSPGTIWYYLLYVGFIVFFCFFYTAVQFNPEDVAENMKKNGGYIPGIRPGKRTAEYVDKVLTRITVGGAAYVSVVCVLPTVLMNKFNVPFYFGGTALLIVVGVAIDTISQIESHLITSNYDGFLGRSGNKRIKSRS
- a CDS encoding response regulator — translated: MITLSKIRNLRFKNKLLLSFVIVFVPLILISKTLIFFQSQKLNEIFTPLGTFYTLIAVDILFFLPALVCLAFLLSRFVTKPIEKFIHILDNSKDGDFSIRLDYNDNDEVGKLARHFNAFMTRMEKYHDQQSHQSNKTIEAQNALKEAEKERHNLLLQLQKAQRMEAIGTLSGGIAHDFNNILSSIFGYAQLAQMSGENQEKLNNHMNQILKGAQRAAELVEQILTFSRQAEHEKNPLKLHLVVKEALKLLRSSIPSTIEIVTRVDTIDMVNADPAQMHQMIMNLCTNAYHAMMTSGGTLTVSLATVDQILPEHQSKDYFQPGPFLKLIVEDTGHGMNKEAIERAFDPSFTTKKMGRGTGLGLAVVKAIVEDHKGLSYIESSVGQGTSFFVYLPVVTKSGSLAGRLTGNEASLKSGKETIMIVDDEPDILALIEELLYKFGYSPHPFNNGESALNAYQEGSINFDMVITDMTMPRMTGIALAKSILSKNKNMPIILCSGYNETITRSEVKAMGIQAFIEKPLDTYHLLSTMRTLFDK
- the rpsM gene encoding 30S ribosomal protein S13, giving the protein MARIAGVDLPRDKHAWIALTYIYGIGSSRSKHILEKTGIEPTIKANDLTEEQVNEIRKVIDAEFKVEGELRSEVSMNIKRLMDLGCYRGLRHRKGLPCHGQRTSTNARTRKGPKRAAVKKKK
- the rpsD gene encoding 30S ribosomal protein S4 produces the protein MARYRGSVCRQCRRENMKLFLKGDRCFSDKCSFDRRGFPPGQHGQKRVKQSDYGMQLREKQKVKRIYGVSEKQFRNTFKRADRQKGITGINLLTLLETRLDNTVFRLGFVNSRNQGRHFVRHNHFTVNGKKVNIPSYQVKTGDVIELCEKSRTIQAIIDSLDAIVRRGIPQWLEINKDSFKGEIKGLPGREDISLPIQEQLIVELYSK
- the rpsK gene encoding 30S ribosomal protein S11, which encodes MAKKSKKVVAKKRVKKNISTGIVHIQSTFNNTIVTIADENGNTISWSSAGMQGFKGSRKSTPFAAKLVAEDAGAKAMEHGMKNVGVYVKGPGPGRESALRALHALGFNISMIKDVTPVPHNGCRPPKRRRV
- the rplO gene encoding 50S ribosomal protein L15; amino-acid sequence: MQLHDLSPAPGSRKNRKRVGRGPGSGMGKTSTRGHKGLKARSGGSVRPGFEGGQMPIYRRLPKRGFKNYMFKTHNAVLNVKDLERFDDGTQITESFLREAGLVKGSVDGVKLLGNGEVTKKFVLKNILVSQSAKEKIETAGGSVE
- a CDS encoding sensor domain-containing diguanylate cyclase translates to MEIPQHLLKRLKKNEEITRKFNEIEISILSILNFKDFFERLLFQIADKFSIPHIWLSIIQESSICQQLKDCSGSQGLKSAIAFVSQERFISIIKNQKPVLANRNLTFFKDLMPDTLTEPIGSLAIAPITLDGKLVGSINQADIDTCRFEPGIDTSLLEQLAQKVSLCLSNVTAHEQLKFLAYHDPLTGLFNRAVFERILDREVSRAKRYNSALSLIFLDFDDFKTINDTAGHSIGDKALCFLADALNSLKRQQDIVARFAGDEFVVILPSTEKNSAAHFIRRINAYFEANPLLSGKYRFNIRISHGISSLSDAGVYSSSELLKRADSKMYQHKAEKKKR
- the rpmJ gene encoding 50S ribosomal protein L36, which translates into the protein MKVRASVKKICRDCKVIKRRGVIRVICVNKRHKQRQG
- the rplQ gene encoding 50S ribosomal protein L17, which codes for MKHRKSVLKLNRTSAHRKAMFRNMVTSLFKHSSIKTTEAKAKGLRKIADKMITLAKRGDLHARRQAMAVIREKDVVHTLFEEVAEKFNSRQGGYTRITKLGPRKGDVAPMVQIELITD
- the rpmD gene encoding 50S ribosomal protein L30; its protein translation is MADKIKITQIRSAIGRPAKHGRIIRSLGIKRMHHTVEHDNTPVIMGQVKKVSHLVKVEEG
- the infA gene encoding translation initiation factor IF-1, with the protein product MAKEEPIKVDGKVLETLPNAMFKVELENKHVLLAHISGKMRMHFIKILPGDRVTVEISPYDLSRGRITYRYK
- a CDS encoding DNA-directed RNA polymerase subunit alpha, with the translated sequence MSSENLAYVNWREMIKPEKLDVTTTSTYGKFVCEPLERGYGITIGNSLRRIILSSIYGAAIVSVKFDDALHEYSVISDIREDVSEIILNLKELKLKVDDPEEKILTLNVTGEAEVTGADIVSPDGRVTILNPEQHIATVNKNGKLNIVMVVKTGKGYALSSANKDDDAPIGTIPIDSAFSPIKRVKYVVGTSRIGQKTDYDKLTFEVWTDGSVTPDDAVAYGAKILKEQMNPFINFDEELEPDESEYKTDEGEKGFNENIYRSVDELELSVRSSNCLKNARIHTIYQLVQKTDSEMLKTKNFGRKSLNEIKEVLNSMELSLGMDLEGIEPPEDVNTQEGE